Proteins encoded in a region of the Novibacillus thermophilus genome:
- a CDS encoding Tex family protein, producing MELDFTQLIAKELSIQYRQVDAAIRLLKDGNTIPFIARYRKEATGELDEETLRAVDERWRYLEQLSERKREVIRLIDEQDKLTDELREQIEKATKLQEVEDLYRPYRPKRKTRASVAKERGLEPLARHMAKENDLKRLLREAQAFVSEENGVPTPEDAIQGASDILAEDIADRADIRQWVRRTAWAEGVIRTEARDASVESVYEMYYDYEEAVKSIRPHRVLAINRGEREEILRVNMRFPEKRILSYIGDQVFGQGVKGTVWEDIVRDSYKRLIAPAVERDIRKSLTEKAEEQAIRIFSENLRHLLLQPPIRHHVVMGVDPAYRTGCKLAVVDDTGKLLHVEVCYPTPPQNKISEAKDIFHRLIEQYGISLIAIGNGTASRETERFVAEVIRESDRELYYVIVSEAGASVYSASKLAKEEFPDLDVAERSAVSIARRLQDPLAELVKIEPKAVGVGQYQHDVSQKRLSESLKGVVESAVNHVGVDVNTASPALLQYVSGISPSVAQNIVKYRETDGKFKSRHELKAVPRLGEKTYEQCVGFLRIYGGDHPLDKTPIHPESYDLVESLLEYLGADYELIGSELLNEQLRQLDYSKVAEVLQCGVPTLKDIVEALERPGRDPREDLPKPILQSDVLKLEDLQEGMKLKGTVRNVVDFGAFVDIGLKNDALVHISKMREYFVRHPLDVVSVGDVVDVWVLDVDTRRERVSLSMIPLS from the coding sequence ATGGAGCTAGATTTCACTCAACTCATTGCAAAAGAACTCAGCATTCAATACCGGCAAGTTGACGCCGCGATTCGCCTGTTAAAAGACGGGAATACGATTCCGTTTATTGCCCGGTACCGGAAGGAAGCGACCGGTGAACTGGACGAGGAGACCCTGCGCGCCGTGGACGAGCGCTGGCGGTATTTAGAGCAACTAAGTGAGCGGAAACGAGAAGTCATCCGGCTAATCGACGAACAGGACAAATTGACGGATGAGCTCAGGGAGCAGATTGAGAAAGCGACCAAACTGCAAGAAGTAGAAGACTTGTACCGCCCGTACCGCCCGAAACGCAAGACGCGTGCCTCTGTCGCAAAAGAAAGAGGATTAGAACCTCTCGCCCGGCATATGGCAAAAGAGAACGACCTCAAACGCCTTCTGCGTGAAGCGCAAGCGTTCGTCTCCGAAGAAAACGGCGTTCCGACGCCAGAGGATGCGATCCAAGGGGCGAGCGACATCTTGGCAGAAGACATTGCCGACCGTGCCGACATTCGACAATGGGTTCGGCGCACTGCTTGGGCAGAAGGCGTGATCCGTACGGAAGCGCGGGACGCATCCGTAGAGTCCGTCTATGAAATGTACTACGATTACGAGGAAGCAGTGAAATCGATTCGTCCGCACCGCGTCCTCGCCATTAACCGCGGGGAAAGGGAAGAGATCTTGCGCGTGAATATGCGATTCCCTGAGAAACGCATTCTGTCGTACATAGGCGATCAAGTCTTTGGTCAAGGTGTTAAAGGCACAGTGTGGGAAGACATTGTCCGTGACAGTTACAAGCGGTTAATCGCTCCAGCCGTTGAGCGGGATATTCGCAAGTCGTTGACAGAAAAAGCGGAAGAGCAGGCGATTCGTATTTTTTCTGAAAATTTGCGCCACTTACTCCTGCAACCTCCGATTCGCCACCACGTCGTGATGGGAGTGGACCCGGCGTACCGAACGGGATGTAAACTGGCAGTCGTGGACGACACGGGGAAGCTCTTGCACGTCGAGGTGTGTTATCCGACACCCCCGCAGAACAAAATCAGTGAAGCGAAAGACATTTTCCACCGCTTAATCGAGCAGTACGGTATCAGTTTAATCGCCATCGGCAACGGAACCGCCTCTCGGGAGACGGAGAGGTTCGTGGCCGAAGTCATCCGCGAGTCCGACCGGGAATTGTATTACGTCATCGTCAGTGAAGCGGGGGCAAGTGTGTATTCTGCATCTAAACTGGCAAAGGAAGAATTTCCTGACCTGGACGTGGCCGAACGAAGCGCCGTCTCAATCGCCAGGCGCCTGCAAGATCCGTTGGCAGAACTGGTCAAAATAGAACCGAAAGCGGTTGGCGTCGGACAGTATCAACACGACGTCAGTCAAAAGAGATTGAGTGAAAGCTTGAAAGGAGTCGTCGAGTCGGCTGTCAACCACGTCGGTGTCGATGTGAATACAGCCTCTCCTGCGCTTTTGCAGTACGTTTCAGGCATATCGCCTTCCGTTGCCCAAAATATCGTCAAATATCGAGAGACGGACGGAAAATTTAAGAGCCGTCACGAGTTAAAAGCCGTCCCGCGCCTCGGTGAAAAGACGTACGAACAGTGTGTCGGGTTTTTGCGCATCTACGGTGGCGACCATCCGTTGGACAAGACGCCCATTCACCCGGAATCGTACGATCTCGTTGAATCTTTACTGGAATACCTCGGGGCTGACTATGAACTCATCGGCTCGGAACTGCTGAATGAACAACTGCGGCAGTTGGACTACTCGAAGGTAGCCGAGGTGTTGCAATGCGGGGTTCCGACGCTCAAAGACATTGTAGAGGCGCTGGAGCGCCCTGGCCGCGACCCGCGGGAGGATTTGCCTAAACCGATTTTGCAATCAGATGTGCTGAAGTTGGAAGATCTGCAAGAAGGGATGAAACTCAAGGGAACTGTGCGAAACGTCGTCGACTTTGGCGCTTTTGTCGATATCGGGTTGAAAAACGACGCCTTGGTGCACATCTCCAAAATGCGGGAGTACTTTGTCCGCCATCCGCTGGATGTGGTATCAGTGGGTGATGTTGTGGACGTGTGGGTGCTCGATGTGGACACCCGCAGAGAGCGAGTCTCCTTGAGCATGATTCCGTTGTCTTAG
- a CDS encoding SprT family protein yields MDQESLQKWVERISEEDFGLPFRHEVRYNHRLRTTGGRYFPHDHSIELNPKYWEHGKEEMLGIVRHELCHYHLHLAGRGYRHRDKDFQALLTKVGGSRYCRPLPGTQKQRAAKYVLVCRSCQTKYFRKKKMNPDRYRCGKCHGKLRLHVLTNCEGMW; encoded by the coding sequence GTGGACCAAGAGAGTTTGCAAAAGTGGGTCGAACGAATTTCCGAAGAAGATTTCGGCCTTCCGTTTCGCCATGAGGTGCGTTACAACCATCGCTTGCGGACGACGGGCGGCCGTTACTTTCCCCACGACCACTCCATTGAGTTAAACCCGAAGTACTGGGAGCACGGAAAAGAGGAAATGTTGGGCATTGTGCGGCATGAGCTGTGCCATTACCACTTGCATTTAGCTGGAAGAGGTTACCGGCACCGGGACAAAGATTTTCAAGCCTTGCTAACAAAAGTAGGGGGATCGCGTTACTGCCGCCCATTGCCGGGAACCCAAAAGCAGAGGGCGGCCAAATACGTCCTCGTTTGCCGTTCTTGTCAAACGAAGTACTTTCGCAAGAAAAAGATGAATCCCGACCGGTACCGATGTGGCAAGTGTCATGGCAAATTGCGTCTACACGTCTTGACCAACTGTGAGGGAATGTGGTAA
- the tsaE gene encoding tRNA (adenosine(37)-N6)-threonylcarbamoyltransferase complex ATPase subunit type 1 TsaE has protein sequence MVELTFDSKSVEDTNRLAEQVARIVQPGDVLALKGDLGAGKTTFTQAFARALGVQERVNSPTFTLIKEYRGRIPLYHMDLYRLNGEEEAAALGLEEYFDGEGVCIVEWADRLGEALPKDVVHITMEETSPHTRRIRVWGTDGPGCDRVKELLEA, from the coding sequence ATGGTGGAACTGACGTTTGACAGCAAGTCTGTAGAGGATACTAACCGGTTGGCCGAACAGGTGGCGCGTATCGTTCAACCGGGTGACGTCTTGGCGTTGAAAGGGGATCTCGGTGCAGGGAAAACGACGTTTACGCAAGCTTTTGCCCGGGCACTGGGTGTTCAAGAGCGTGTCAACAGTCCGACCTTTACACTCATCAAAGAGTACCGCGGGCGGATCCCCCTTTACCACATGGATTTGTACCGTTTGAACGGTGAGGAGGAAGCAGCAGCCCTCGGGCTGGAAGAGTATTTTGACGGCGAGGGCGTCTGCATCGTTGAGTGGGCCGATCGCCTCGGAGAGGCGTTGCCGAAAGATGTGGTTCACATTACGATGGAGGAGACATCCCCGCACACAAGGCGCATCCGGGTATGGGGGACAGACGGGCCAGGATGTGACCGGGTGAAGGAGTTGTTGGAGGCTTGA
- the tsaB gene encoding tRNA (adenosine(37)-N6)-threonylcarbamoyltransferase complex dimerization subunit type 1 TsaB, translated as MKWLAMDTSTSVLAVAVTDEETVLGDTVLHLKRHHAERLLPTIDRMLSDTNVSLRDIGGIAVTRGPGSYTGVRIGVTTAKMLAWSLKLPLVGISSLAALAVNGRRFSGSLIPMWDARRERVYTGHYRFDKNENITAVHQDRVVPVKDWVKRLTETEGPFLFLGDGAVQYRDIIVNVLKERAFFATLEENVVRPSSVGRLAMEQWSRGGSDDVARFVPEYLQVTEAEAKWEIQK; from the coding sequence TTGAAATGGTTAGCAATGGATACGAGTACGTCGGTCCTCGCCGTGGCCGTCACGGACGAAGAGACCGTGTTGGGCGATACAGTGCTCCATTTAAAGCGCCATCACGCCGAGCGTCTGTTGCCTACGATTGACCGCATGCTTTCGGACACGAACGTTTCCTTGCGGGATATTGGGGGAATTGCGGTCACTCGGGGACCGGGCTCCTATACCGGCGTGCGCATCGGCGTAACGACGGCGAAAATGTTGGCGTGGTCGTTAAAACTGCCCCTTGTCGGCATCTCCAGCCTCGCGGCTCTGGCGGTCAACGGCCGTCGCTTTTCTGGCAGTCTCATTCCGATGTGGGATGCACGGCGCGAACGGGTGTACACGGGCCATTATCGCTTCGACAAGAATGAAAACATAACTGCCGTGCATCAAGACCGAGTGGTTCCTGTGAAGGACTGGGTCAAGCGTTTGACGGAGACAGAAGGGCCGTTTCTCTTTTTAGGAGACGGAGCCGTCCAGTACCGCGACATCATAGTCAACGTGTTAAAAGAACGGGCGTTTTTTGCCACACTGGAAGAAAATGTCGTTCGCCCGTCGTCTGTCGGTCGTTTAGCGATGGAACAGTGGAGCCGCGGGGGAAGTGACGACGTTGCTCGCTTTGTCCCTGAGTATTTACAAGTAACGGAGGCAGAGGCCAAGTGGGAGATTCAAAAATAG
- the rimI gene encoding ribosomal protein S18-alanine N-acetyltransferase, protein MAEGDIPAISEIETLSFTTPWTEEAFRRELKHNPFAYYTVATHRERVMAYCGVWLVVDEAHVTNVAVHPKFRGKGIGKQLLTYVMAFVKGNGADRMTLEVRPSNRVARRLYESLGFVHEGTRPNYYPDNDEDAWIMWVNLK, encoded by the coding sequence ATGGCGGAAGGGGACATTCCGGCCATCTCCGAAATAGAAACGCTGTCCTTCACAACGCCGTGGACGGAGGAGGCGTTTCGCCGGGAATTGAAACACAATCCGTTTGCCTACTACACCGTTGCTACACACAGGGAGCGCGTCATGGCTTATTGCGGTGTGTGGCTGGTTGTCGACGAGGCGCACGTGACAAACGTCGCTGTGCATCCAAAGTTCCGGGGAAAAGGGATCGGGAAACAGCTGTTGACGTACGTCATGGCCTTTGTAAAGGGAAACGGGGCGGACAGAATGACCCTGGAAGTGCGCCCGTCAAACAGAGTCGCCCGCCGTTTGTACGAGAGCCTCGGTTTTGTTCACGAAGGCACCCGGCCCAACTACTATCCGGACAATGACGAAGATGCGTGGATCATGTGGGTGAATTTAAAATGA
- the tsaD gene encoding tRNA (adenosine(37)-N6)-threonylcarbamoyltransferase complex transferase subunit TsaD → MKTILAIETSCDETAVALVRDGKELLSNVVSSQVEIHRRFGGVVPEVASRRHVEQMTFLLEEALQQAQIKAEEVDAVAVTQGPGLVGALLIGVTAAKTLAYSLGVPVIPVHHVAGHIYANQLVGEMQFPLVSLVVSGGHTELILMEDHYDFERLGQTRDDAAGEAYDKVARLLELSYPGGPVIDQLAQKGKVTYNFPRAWLEPGSLDFSFSGLKTAVKNAIQSEQEVVVEDVAASFQTAVLDVLVEKTRRAVEQTGVRQLIVAGGVSANTELRRRLQSYARETGVTLSLPPLELCTDNAAMIAAAAYYAEQKGIKAGLDLNADPSLPLE, encoded by the coding sequence ATGAAGACCATATTGGCCATTGAAACGAGTTGTGATGAGACGGCTGTCGCTCTAGTTCGCGACGGGAAGGAATTGCTCTCCAATGTCGTGTCCTCCCAAGTAGAGATTCACCGCCGGTTCGGTGGGGTCGTGCCCGAAGTCGCTTCAAGGCGTCACGTCGAACAAATGACGTTCTTGCTGGAAGAAGCTTTGCAGCAGGCTCAAATTAAAGCGGAAGAAGTGGATGCGGTCGCAGTGACGCAGGGACCGGGATTGGTTGGCGCATTGCTCATCGGCGTCACGGCAGCCAAAACGCTAGCCTACTCTCTCGGTGTACCCGTCATTCCCGTCCACCATGTAGCCGGGCACATTTACGCCAATCAACTCGTGGGAGAGATGCAGTTTCCCCTTGTCTCCCTCGTCGTTTCGGGTGGACACACTGAACTCATTTTGATGGAGGATCATTACGATTTCGAAAGGTTGGGACAAACACGGGACGACGCGGCCGGAGAAGCGTACGACAAAGTTGCGCGGCTGCTTGAACTGTCGTATCCCGGAGGGCCGGTCATCGATCAGCTGGCTCAAAAAGGGAAGGTCACTTACAACTTCCCTAGGGCGTGGTTAGAGCCGGGGTCCCTCGACTTCAGTTTCAGCGGCTTGAAGACAGCGGTCAAGAACGCCATCCAATCAGAACAAGAGGTCGTCGTTGAAGATGTGGCTGCCAGTTTCCAAACGGCGGTTCTTGACGTGCTGGTGGAAAAAACGCGCCGAGCGGTGGAACAGACCGGTGTCCGGCAGCTGATCGTCGCCGGTGGCGTATCGGCGAACACGGAGCTGCGCCGGCGGTTGCAGTCGTACGCCCGAGAGACGGGTGTCACATTGTCCCTTCCCCCCCTTGAATTGTGCACAGACAACGCGGCGATGATCGCAGCTGCCGCCTATTATGCAGAACAAAAAGGCATAAAGGCCGGCCTGGATTTAAACGCAGATCCGAGTCTGCCCCTTGAATGA
- a CDS encoding ABC-F family ATP-binding cassette domain-containing protein, whose product MLLLQGKGLTKSYGAETVFDDIDFRIQRGERIGLVGVNGAGKSTLLQLLAGEREQDGGTVHWTKGASFGYLSQETDLSSDRTLWDECLTVFSHIQKMQRELRELERQLSDTSVLANEKLYARVMERYAERQETFEKAGGYSYEARIRSVLSGLGLKEYPPHKTYVSQLSGGQKTRLSLAKLLLKQPDLLMLDEPTNYLDIATLEWLENFLQTYPGALLIVSHDRSFLDALVNTIWELDRESLTVYSGNYTRFVRQRDAEQARLEKAYAAQQEEIQRMESFIQKNIARASTSKRAQARQKMLDKMERIKPPQTGRKCAAIHFDVRSVSGQDVLTLENVTIGYTREKPLCRKLQARLKRKDRVALVGPNGIGKTTLLKTVAGLLPPLSGTVQLGTNVSIGYYDQEQRHLHPHKTVLDELWDRYPRETEHTIRSVLGQYLFTGDDVFKRVEQLSGGERARLCLAELALRKSNLLLLDEPTNHLDIYHKEQLEKALLQFEGTLLFISHDRYFINKVATRVFELSTDGFSTYIGNYNDYAAKKAALTAQAKPDTKTQTPKRSHSEVVRQRHKNRQREQLLAESEQLIEQLENDVAEREQRLAQPDVYMDYRKSSRLQRELEELRRQLDEELNRWSELAEDQDLS is encoded by the coding sequence ATGCTGTTACTGCAAGGCAAAGGATTGACGAAATCGTACGGAGCGGAGACCGTTTTCGACGACATCGACTTTCGCATACAGAGAGGTGAACGCATCGGCCTCGTCGGTGTGAACGGCGCCGGCAAGTCGACCTTGCTTCAATTGCTGGCAGGTGAACGGGAACAGGACGGCGGCACCGTCCACTGGACAAAAGGAGCGAGCTTCGGTTATCTCTCCCAAGAGACCGACCTGTCCAGCGATCGCACACTGTGGGACGAGTGTTTGACCGTATTTTCCCACATCCAAAAGATGCAGCGCGAGCTGCGCGAACTGGAACGACAGTTGAGCGATACAAGTGTTCTCGCCAATGAAAAGCTTTATGCCCGCGTGATGGAACGGTACGCCGAAAGACAGGAAACGTTTGAAAAAGCCGGAGGATACAGTTATGAAGCCCGTATCCGCAGCGTGTTAAGCGGCCTTGGGCTGAAAGAGTACCCGCCGCACAAGACGTATGTGTCACAACTCAGCGGCGGTCAAAAAACGCGACTCTCCCTGGCGAAACTGCTCCTCAAGCAACCTGACCTACTCATGCTCGACGAGCCGACGAACTACCTGGACATCGCCACACTAGAATGGTTGGAAAACTTCTTGCAAACGTATCCGGGCGCCCTGCTCATCGTCTCCCACGACCGTTCTTTCTTAGACGCCCTCGTGAACACCATTTGGGAACTCGACCGCGAATCGCTGACTGTCTACAGCGGGAACTACACCCGCTTCGTCCGACAGAGAGACGCCGAGCAGGCTCGCCTGGAAAAGGCGTACGCCGCCCAACAGGAAGAAATACAAAGGATGGAATCTTTCATTCAAAAAAACATCGCCCGGGCCTCTACGTCAAAACGGGCCCAGGCCCGGCAAAAAATGCTGGATAAAATGGAGCGGATTAAGCCCCCGCAAACCGGACGCAAGTGTGCGGCGATTCACTTCGACGTTCGCTCGGTGAGCGGGCAAGACGTGTTGACCCTAGAGAATGTGACCATCGGGTACACGCGTGAAAAGCCGTTATGCCGCAAACTGCAAGCCCGGTTGAAACGAAAGGACCGCGTGGCACTCGTCGGACCGAACGGCATCGGGAAGACGACGCTGTTAAAGACTGTGGCCGGGCTGTTGCCTCCCCTTTCCGGAACCGTCCAGCTTGGAACCAACGTGTCCATCGGGTACTACGATCAAGAGCAGAGGCACCTTCACCCGCACAAAACAGTGCTGGACGAACTGTGGGACCGCTACCCGCGAGAAACGGAACACACGATCCGATCCGTGCTCGGACAGTATCTGTTTACGGGCGACGACGTCTTTAAACGCGTCGAACAACTGTCGGGAGGAGAAAGAGCGCGCCTTTGCCTCGCGGAATTAGCGTTGCGCAAAAGCAACTTGCTCCTCTTAGACGAACCGACCAACCACTTGGATATATACCACAAAGAGCAGCTGGAAAAGGCGTTGCTTCAGTTCGAGGGCACACTCCTCTTCATTTCCCACGACCGCTACTTTATCAACAAGGTGGCAACGCGCGTCTTCGAACTGTCAACCGACGGCTTTTCCACCTACATCGGAAACTACAACGACTACGCTGCCAAAAAAGCGGCGCTGACCGCCCAAGCAAAACCCGATACGAAAACCCAAACCCCAAAACGCTCACACAGCGAGGTAGTGCGTCAACGTCACAAAAATCGCCAGCGAGAACAGCTGCTGGCTGAAAGCGAACAGCTTATCGAGCAGCTAGAAAACGATGTGGCCGAAAGAGAACAACGCCTCGCTCAACCCGACGTTTACATGGATTACCGAAAATCGTCCCGCCTGCAGCGGGAGTTGGAAGAGCTGAGGCGGCAGTTGGACGAGGAACTGAACCGCTGGAGCGAACTGGCTGAGGATCAGGACCTTTCGTAG
- a CDS encoding 5-formyltetrahydrofolate cyclo-ligase, with protein MDKRELRQAYLSRRREMSLDAVKRSSLAICKDISSTAWFQRSKRLLMYMPIRREVDLRPLMDVAWRKGKTVYLPKADPVTHAMDAYAVHSLDELKAGAYGILEPPADATKEADLEKLDCVFIPGVVFDRQGYRIGYGGGYYDRFLPRLTSSTLLIGVAYAWQVVERIPRDAYDEPLHVLVTEKEVLTFSLPTFTKHSRRTRPE; from the coding sequence GTGGATAAGCGGGAATTGCGCCAGGCGTATCTGTCCAGACGCCGCGAGATGTCGCTCGATGCGGTAAAGCGTTCGTCGCTGGCCATCTGCAAGGACATCTCGTCGACAGCGTGGTTTCAACGGTCTAAACGGTTGCTCATGTACATGCCCATTCGCCGGGAGGTCGACTTACGTCCTTTAATGGACGTAGCGTGGAGAAAGGGGAAGACCGTGTATTTGCCGAAAGCTGACCCAGTCACGCATGCGATGGACGCGTACGCTGTCCACAGTCTGGACGAACTGAAGGCAGGGGCGTACGGGATTTTGGAACCGCCGGCAGATGCAACGAAAGAAGCCGACCTTGAAAAACTGGATTGCGTGTTCATCCCGGGAGTCGTCTTCGACCGGCAAGGCTATCGCATCGGCTACGGCGGCGGATATTACGACCGGTTTTTGCCGAGATTGACGTCATCGACACTGCTGATCGGAGTGGCGTACGCTTGGCAAGTGGTCGAACGCATTCCGCGCGATGCGTACGACGAGCCCCTCCACGTACTGGTGACGGAAAAGGAAGTCCTGACGTTCTCACTCCCAACGTTCACGAAACATTCACGCCGCACACGTCCTGAATAG
- a CDS encoding redox-sensing transcriptional repressor Rex translates to MAEQKLPPVTAKRLPLYYRYLEKLHAVGKGRVSSAELSEALQIDSATIRRDFSYLGELGKKGYGYNVQYLLQFLREFLKQDEVANVVLIGVGNLGTALLRYNFYRSHNTKIVAGFDIDPNKIGTYVDGIPIYPLNRLKEVALLHDVDVAILTVPVNAAKTVFDEVVSAGIHGILNFTPVRLTVPPHVRVHHIDLTTELQTLIYFLKNFPPEDESSEQEPLENDANRR, encoded by the coding sequence ATGGCAGAGCAAAAATTGCCCCCGGTCACGGCTAAGCGACTTCCCCTGTACTACCGTTACTTGGAGAAACTGCACGCCGTCGGGAAAGGTCGAGTGTCGTCTGCCGAGTTGAGTGAAGCGTTGCAAATAGATTCTGCTACAATTCGCCGAGACTTCTCCTATCTCGGAGAACTGGGCAAAAAAGGCTACGGCTACAATGTCCAGTACTTGTTACAGTTTTTACGTGAGTTTCTCAAGCAAGACGAAGTGGCTAATGTCGTGTTGATCGGGGTCGGCAATTTGGGGACCGCCCTTTTGCGCTACAATTTTTACCGTAGTCACAACACGAAGATCGTGGCCGGTTTCGACATTGACCCGAATAAAATAGGAACGTACGTCGACGGAATTCCCATCTATCCGCTAAACCGGCTAAAAGAAGTGGCACTGTTGCACGACGTAGACGTCGCGATTTTAACCGTTCCGGTGAACGCCGCCAAGACAGTGTTCGACGAAGTCGTCAGTGCAGGTATTCACGGCATTCTCAACTTCACACCCGTCCGCCTGACGGTGCCGCCGCACGTGCGTGTCCATCATATCGATCTGACGACAGAACTGCAAACGCTGATTTACTTTTTAAAGAACTTTCCTCCCGAAGATGAAAGTTCGGAGCAAGAGCCGTTAGAAAACGACGCAAACAGGAGGTGA
- the tatA gene encoding twin-arginine translocase TatA/TatE family subunit, with product MGITSIGLPGLILILVVLLLLFGPNKLPELGRAIGNTLKEFKKATKDLTSDDGDTKKNR from the coding sequence ATGGGGATTACATCAATTGGTTTGCCCGGATTGATCTTAATCCTTGTCGTCCTGCTGTTACTGTTCGGGCCGAATAAATTGCCGGAATTGGGCCGGGCCATCGGGAATACACTGAAAGAGTTTAAAAAAGCGACAAAAGACTTGACGTCAGACGATGGGGATACCAAAAAAAACCGGTAG
- the tatC gene encoding twin-arginine translocase subunit TatC, whose translation MTEQSSEQHILQHLEELRRRLIWVLLFFVVAIIVGFIFAEPIVQHLKNDPAARDIPWNVFALGDALRVYLQFAFVIALVMTTPFFMFQFWKFVKPGLKPHEQRATLVYIPFACMLFVVGILFAYYVIFPFVVQFISSFSERLGAQEMYGISQYFGFMFRLVLPTGIVFELPVIVMFLTRIRILTPGLLRKFRRYAYVLLVVVAAMITPPDFVSNILVAIPLILLYEASIWLSNRVYRKVAAEDASFR comes from the coding sequence ATGACAGAGCAATCGTCTGAGCAACATATCCTTCAACACCTGGAAGAACTGCGCCGGCGTCTCATCTGGGTGTTGCTCTTTTTTGTGGTCGCCATCATTGTCGGCTTTATTTTTGCCGAACCGATTGTCCAACATTTAAAAAACGACCCAGCTGCCCGGGACATTCCGTGGAACGTCTTTGCATTAGGGGATGCGCTCCGCGTCTACTTGCAATTTGCTTTTGTCATCGCCCTCGTGATGACGACCCCGTTTTTTATGTTTCAATTTTGGAAATTCGTCAAACCGGGTTTAAAACCGCATGAACAAAGGGCAACCTTAGTGTATATCCCGTTTGCCTGTATGCTTTTTGTCGTGGGAATCCTGTTTGCATATTACGTCATCTTCCCGTTCGTCGTTCAGTTTATTTCGTCCTTCTCTGAACGATTGGGAGCACAGGAAATGTACGGCATCAGCCAGTATTTTGGGTTTATGTTCCGCCTGGTTCTCCCGACTGGCATCGTCTTTGAACTGCCGGTCATCGTCATGTTTTTGACCCGTATTCGCATCTTGACCCCCGGTCTGTTGCGGAAGTTTCGCCGTTACGCTTACGTCCTGCTCGTCGTCGTCGCGGCGATGATCACACCGCCGGACTTCGTGTCCAACATTCTCGTTGCCATCCCGCTCATCTTGCTGTACGAAGCGAGCATTTGGTTGTCGAACAGGGTGTACCGCAAAGTAGCGGCGGAAGATGCTTCATTCCGTTAG
- the groES gene encoding co-chaperone GroES — MIKPLGDRVVLEAIEKEETTASGIVLPDTAKEKPQEGKVVAVGSGRYENGEKVALEVKEGDRVIFSKYAGTEVKVGDKEYLILRESDILAIVD, encoded by the coding sequence GTGATCAAACCATTGGGTGACCGTGTGGTTTTGGAGGCCATCGAGAAGGAGGAAACGACCGCTAGCGGTATCGTTCTTCCCGACACTGCCAAAGAGAAACCACAGGAAGGAAAAGTTGTCGCCGTCGGCTCCGGCCGTTACGAAAACGGGGAAAAAGTCGCACTGGAAGTAAAAGAAGGCGACCGCGTCATTTTCTCCAAGTACGCCGGTACCGAAGTGAAGGTCGGAGACAAGGAGTACCTGATTTTGCGGGAAAGCGATATTTTGGCTATCGTGGACTAA